One Euphorbia lathyris chromosome 1, ddEupLath1.1, whole genome shotgun sequence DNA segment encodes these proteins:
- the LOC136218751 gene encoding transcription factor MYB48-like has protein sequence MMSWGRGEQVWRKGPWTPQEDNLLSQYVKLHGEGRWSSVARGAGLNRSGKSCRLRWVNYLRPGLKRGHLTPQEEGIIIELHALWGNKTHFKKKENKSSKKKGTLIKSQFLNQEDHHQPILCDENVPDNQAEGKQEKDMVSMYPTIDDDQCLPVMNQDVGYWADFLMDDILLWGGLWNLDDPLLNHTTNYTNM, from the exons ATGATGAGTTGGGGAAGAGGTGAGCAAGTTTGGAGGAAAGGTCCTTGGACTCCTCAAGAAGATAACTTACTTTCTCAATATGTTAAACTCCATGGTGAGGGAAGATGGAGCTCTGTTGCTAGAGGTGCAGGTTTGAATAGGAGTGGGAAGAGTTGTAGACTGAGATGGGTGAATTACTTGAGACCTGGCCTTAAAAGAGGCCATTTAACACCACAAGAGGAAGGCATCATCATTGAACTCCATGCTCTTTGGGGCAACAA AACTCATTTCAAGAAGAAGGAGAATAAATCATCCAAGAAAAAAGGGACACTCATTAAGTCTCAATTTCTTAATCAGGAAGATCATCATCAGCCAATATTGTGTGATGAAAATGTACCTGATAATCAGGCAGAAGGAAAGCAGGAGAAAGATATGGTATCTATGTATCCCACCATAGATGATGATCAATGCTTGCCTGTTATGAATCAAGATGTTGGATATTGGGCAGATTTTCTGATGGATGATATTCTACTTTGGGGTGGATTGTGGAATCTTGATGATCCCTTGCTTAATCATACTACCAATTACACCAACATGTAG
- the LOC136208097 gene encoding uncharacterized protein, giving the protein MNNITASEVAGLGVGALLLTCAIAAPKIDSLISTSQRSSLGMCKRCGDLRMVACSKCKGNGLVSEGGPFNMMEDLYQSLGGNPKAKTLRCRQCQARGRFSCPDCSEASSV; this is encoded by the exons ATGAATAACATAACGGCAAGTGAAGTAGCTGGTCTGGGAGTTGGGGCTTTGCTTCTTACTTGCGCCATTGCTGCCCCCAAAATTGATTCTCTCATCTCTACTTCTCAGAGAAG CTCTTTGGGGATGTGCAAGAGATGTGGTGATCTAAGGATGGTAGCATGCTCAAAGTGTAAGGGAAATGGATTGGTGAGCGAAGGCGGACCATTTAACATGATGGAAGACTTGTATCAATCCTTAGGCGGCAACCCAAAAGCGAAGACGTTGAGATGCAGACAATGTCAAGCTCGGGGTCGCTTCTCCTGTCCTGATTGTTCTGAAGCATCATCAGTTTAA